TCCTCGTGGACCGAAGATTCGACCAAAAACACCCGCAATTTGACCCATGATATTTGCTTGTGCAATGAAATAGGCGTATTCATCAGCTAATTTTTTTGCTGCTTTTTTATCAGCCTTATATTTGTCAAGATCGCCTTGCGTAATTACAAAGTCGCAGACCTTTTTTGCTTCATCAACAAGTTCTCCACCAACGATTGCACAAATTTTCTTTTTAGTAAAACCATGTGGCAAAGTCGTGAAGAACTCAACTTGTTCGTCAGGGTTTTTCAGATTAAGATCTTTAAGATTGACAATTAATTCAACGGTTTGTGTGAATTTTCGCTCTTTAGCGTCTGCTCGAAGTGATTTGAGCGTTTCTACGATTTGTTTTTTATCCATTGTAACTTTTCAGC
This DNA window, taken from Candidatus Woesearchaeota archaeon, encodes the following:
- a CDS encoding 50S ribosomal protein L1: MDKKQIVETLKSLRADAKERKFTQTVELIVNLKDLNLKNPDEQVEFFTTLPHGFTKKKICAIVGGELVDEAKKVCDFVITQGDLDKYKADKKAAKKLADEYAYFIAQANIMGQIAGVFGRIFGPRGKMPNPKAGCVVPPKASLQPLYDRLQNTIKISAKKFPVIQLPVGKLDMTDVDLAENIDYLYSQIEHHLPKERHNVRGTILKLTMGKPVRL